A genomic stretch from Polyangium spumosum includes:
- a CDS encoding GumC family protein: MNDASGSSPLTPKPISAVERAPEGALSPAVVWQMVRKYWSTALAAALVVSLAATFNTLGQVKIYQAQATILFDPNPPRPLGQKVENIVDLGSGSFWDNREYYETQYKIIQSMKVTTAVVSELGLQHDGAFLGNLPPGAPAPEAQVSEEIAAEVLRGRLKVEPIKESRLAVVKLEDADPQRAQRILNVLVDTYVQQNLDDAVTSTATAADWLRSQLDKLKVDLESSEMALHEYKETKNILSVAIDDQSNMLREEMKQLNDTLTSVRTRKEEVQARRDELAKIKGDNPTDLPASELLESNVLMGLRTSYEEAIRTRDGLLGEGKGRNYPDVKEADARAEAAKKALLAEVKNIQRALDKDLAVLKRQEAGLSGLFERAKKQALDLNLLEIEYNRLRRSKENNEKLYSLVLERTKESDLARVLRVNNIRVLDRPLVPRAPVRPQVTRSIAIGVFLGVLLGIATALARGLLDRSLKTPDEVEKDLGLAFLGLLPEIDDGGKPGTYTPRRQRGKPVRVTNSELIVHEQPTSGIAEAARTIRTNLLFMAPDKPYRTLLVTSAGPSEGKTTVATCIAIVMAQAGQKVALIDCDLRRPRVHRVFRKTSEVGVTTAMIEDSLDDAVLETDVPNLWVIPAGPIPPNPAELLHSDKFKKFLDDVKKRFDRVIIDSPPIVPVTDAAVLSTLVDGTVLVVRAFKTTKELARHAVRALQDIGATKAGAVLNAVNFSKHEYKYRYYYYQRQGYYEADPPPRRSRKGGDPDADGAASAPPS, encoded by the coding sequence GTGAACGACGCCTCTGGAAGCTCGCCCCTGACGCCCAAGCCGATCTCGGCCGTCGAGCGCGCGCCCGAGGGGGCCCTGAGCCCGGCCGTCGTCTGGCAGATGGTGCGCAAGTACTGGTCGACGGCGCTCGCGGCGGCGCTCGTGGTCTCGCTCGCGGCCACGTTCAACACGCTCGGCCAGGTCAAAATTTACCAGGCGCAGGCGACGATCCTCTTCGACCCGAACCCACCGCGCCCGCTCGGCCAGAAGGTCGAGAACATCGTGGATCTCGGCTCGGGCAGCTTCTGGGACAACCGCGAGTATTACGAGACGCAATACAAGATCATCCAATCGATGAAGGTCACGACGGCCGTCGTGAGCGAGCTCGGGCTCCAGCACGACGGCGCGTTCCTCGGCAATCTGCCGCCGGGCGCACCCGCGCCCGAGGCCCAGGTGTCCGAGGAAATCGCGGCCGAGGTGCTCCGCGGTCGGCTCAAGGTCGAGCCGATCAAGGAGAGCCGGCTCGCGGTGGTGAAGCTCGAGGACGCCGACCCGCAGCGCGCGCAGCGCATTTTGAACGTCCTCGTCGATACGTACGTCCAGCAAAACCTCGACGACGCGGTGACCTCCACGGCGACGGCCGCGGATTGGCTGCGCAGCCAGCTCGACAAACTCAAGGTCGACCTCGAGTCGAGCGAGATGGCGCTGCACGAGTACAAGGAGACCAAGAACATCCTCTCCGTCGCGATCGACGATCAGTCGAACATGCTGCGCGAGGAGATGAAGCAGCTCAATGACACGCTCACCTCGGTCCGCACGCGCAAGGAAGAGGTGCAGGCGCGGCGCGACGAGCTCGCCAAGATCAAGGGGGACAACCCCACGGATCTGCCTGCGAGCGAGCTGCTCGAGAGCAACGTCCTGATGGGCCTGCGGACCTCGTACGAGGAGGCGATCCGCACGCGGGACGGCCTGCTCGGCGAGGGCAAGGGGCGCAATTACCCCGACGTGAAGGAGGCCGACGCGCGGGCCGAGGCAGCGAAGAAAGCCTTGCTCGCCGAGGTGAAGAACATCCAGCGCGCGCTCGACAAGGACCTCGCCGTCCTGAAGCGCCAGGAGGCTGGTTTGTCGGGGCTCTTCGAGCGGGCGAAGAAGCAGGCGCTCGATCTGAATTTGCTCGAGATCGAGTACAACCGCCTCCGCCGCTCGAAGGAGAACAACGAGAAGCTCTATTCGCTCGTCCTCGAGCGCACGAAGGAGAGCGACCTCGCGCGGGTCTTGCGCGTGAACAACATCCGCGTCCTCGATCGGCCGCTCGTCCCGCGCGCGCCGGTGCGGCCGCAGGTCACGCGCAGCATCGCGATCGGGGTGTTTCTGGGCGTCCTGCTCGGCATCGCGACGGCGCTCGCCCGCGGCCTGCTCGATCGAAGCTTGAAGACGCCCGACGAAGTCGAAAAGGACCTCGGCTTGGCGTTCCTCGGCCTCTTGCCCGAGATCGACGACGGGGGCAAACCCGGCACGTATACGCCGCGGCGGCAGCGGGGCAAGCCGGTGCGCGTGACGAACTCCGAGCTCATCGTGCACGAGCAGCCGACGAGCGGCATCGCCGAGGCGGCCCGCACCATCCGGACGAACCTGCTCTTCATGGCCCCCGACAAACCTTATCGCACGCTGCTCGTCACGAGCGCGGGGCCCTCGGAGGGCAAGACGACGGTGGCCACGTGTATCGCCATCGTCATGGCGCAGGCGGGGCAGAAGGTCGCGCTCATCGACTGTGATCTGCGCCGGCCGCGCGTGCACCGCGTCTTCCGGAAGACCTCCGAGGTCGGCGTGACGACGGCGATGATCGAAGATTCGCTCGACGACGCCGTGCTCGAGACGGACGTGCCGAACCTGTGGGTCATCCCGGCGGGCCCCATTCCGCCGAACCCGGCGGAGCTGCTCCACAGCGACAAGTTCAAGAAATTCCTCGACGACGTGAAGAAGCGCTTCGACCGGGTGATCATCGACAGCCCGCCGATCGTGCCGGTCACGGACGCGGCCGTGCTCTCCACGCTCGTCGACGGCACGGTGCTCGTCGTGCGCGCCTTCAAGACGACGAAGGAGCTCGCGCGGCACGCGGTGCGGGCGCTGCAGGACATCGGCGCGACGAAGGCGGGCGCGGTGCTGAACGCCGTGAACTTCAGCAAACACGAATACAAGTATCGATATTATTATTACCAGCGGCAGGGATATTACGAGGCCGACCCGCCGCCTCGTCGATCCCGCAAGGGCGGCGATCCCGACGCGGACGGCGCCGCGAGCGCGCCGCCCTCCTGA
- a CDS encoding 2Fe-2S iron-sulfur cluster-binding protein, which translates to MAKVRFLAHGSTYDVEVPVGTSLLEAARKVDAPEGSACGGVCACSTCHVYVLRGKELLSESEEDEDDILDKAFDVRLNSRLGCQAKIEREGDIEAEISRESLDAFYNEHPQHTDPRKVKKG; encoded by the coding sequence ATGGCAAAGGTACGGTTTCTGGCGCACGGGTCGACGTACGACGTCGAGGTACCGGTCGGGACATCGCTCCTCGAAGCGGCGCGCAAGGTCGATGCGCCCGAGGGCTCGGCGTGTGGCGGCGTGTGCGCGTGCTCGACGTGCCACGTGTACGTCTTGCGTGGCAAGGAGCTGCTCTCCGAGTCCGAGGAGGACGAGGACGACATCCTCGACAAGGCCTTCGACGTGCGGTTGAACTCGCGCCTCGGCTGCCAGGCGAAGATCGAGCGCGAGGGCGACATCGAGGCCGAGATCTCGCGCGAGAGCCTCGATGCCTTCTACAACGAGCACCCGCAGCACACGGACCCGCGCAAGGTGAAGAAGGGCTAA
- the hscA gene encoding Fe-S protein assembly chaperone HscA codes for MALLEIFDPKAAPRPIGIDLGTTNSLVARVRDGKPVVIADCNAEKLVPSVVHYDPRGRVIVGRDAQRIAVDFPRETIVSVKRFMGRGADDPETRRLGPYEFAEPKTPEEAKSVRFLVRGRAVTPVEVSSEILKALRSLAEDELRSVGGVVITVPAYFDDAQRQATKDAGKLAGLDVLRLLNEPTAAALAYGLEKQKNGLFAVYDLGGGTFDITILLLDDGVFQVRSTGGDSALGGDDMDRALAERILQDLGVSPESRPRELVRLALDTARKIKHGLTESDRVEADIEGRKVLVTRDEFDALIKPIVERTGVACRRALRDAGVSADELDGVILVGGSTRVPFVRTYVEKLFGKRPLSDLDPEEVVALGAAIQADILAGSTEREGEVLLLDVLPLSLGLETMGGVVEKILPRNTTIPAGARQTFTTYADNQTGFDLHIVQGERELATDCRSLARFVLKGIPPMPAGLARLEVTFRVDADGLLSVTAKELTTGVEQKVEVKPSYGLSDEEVEAMLMAALDHGEEDLEKRQLIEARVEAERVVLATRKALVADADLLEGDEERARIEEALAGLEEAIRGTRAAIIRGRTEVLDDVTHDWAGRRMDRAIARAIAGKDVGAIETTVAKARGVEAHLAEHAGQSAEAADASETGS; via the coding sequence ATGGCTCTGCTCGAAATCTTCGACCCCAAGGCGGCCCCGAGGCCGATCGGCATCGACCTCGGCACCACGAACTCGCTCGTCGCGCGCGTGCGGGACGGCAAGCCCGTGGTCATCGCCGACTGCAACGCGGAGAAGCTCGTCCCCTCGGTCGTGCACTACGACCCTCGCGGCCGCGTGATCGTCGGCAGGGACGCGCAGCGCATCGCGGTCGACTTCCCGCGCGAGACCATCGTCAGCGTGAAGCGGTTCATGGGGCGCGGGGCCGACGATCCCGAGACGCGAAGGCTCGGCCCTTACGAGTTCGCCGAGCCGAAGACGCCCGAGGAGGCGAAGAGCGTGCGGTTCCTCGTGCGTGGCCGCGCCGTCACGCCCGTCGAGGTCTCGTCCGAGATCCTGAAGGCCCTGCGTTCGCTCGCCGAGGACGAGCTCCGCTCCGTCGGCGGCGTGGTGATCACCGTGCCCGCCTACTTCGACGACGCGCAGAGGCAAGCGACGAAGGACGCGGGCAAGCTCGCGGGCCTCGACGTCCTCCGGCTCCTCAACGAGCCGACCGCCGCGGCGCTCGCGTACGGCCTCGAGAAGCAGAAGAACGGCCTCTTCGCCGTGTACGACCTCGGCGGCGGCACCTTCGACATCACGATCCTCCTGCTCGACGACGGCGTCTTCCAGGTGCGCTCGACGGGCGGCGACAGCGCGCTCGGTGGCGACGACATGGATCGCGCGCTCGCCGAGCGGATCCTCCAGGACCTCGGTGTCTCTCCGGAGAGCCGACCTCGCGAGCTCGTGCGCCTCGCGCTCGATACGGCGCGCAAAATCAAGCACGGGCTCACCGAGAGTGATCGCGTCGAGGCCGACATCGAGGGGCGCAAGGTCCTCGTGACGCGTGACGAGTTCGACGCGCTCATCAAGCCGATCGTCGAGCGCACGGGCGTCGCTTGTCGGCGCGCGCTCCGTGACGCGGGCGTCTCGGCCGACGAGCTCGACGGCGTCATCCTCGTCGGCGGCTCGACGCGCGTGCCGTTCGTGCGCACGTACGTGGAAAAACTCTTCGGCAAGCGCCCGCTCAGCGACCTCGATCCCGAGGAGGTCGTCGCGCTCGGGGCCGCGATCCAGGCCGACATCCTCGCAGGATCGACGGAGCGTGAGGGCGAGGTCCTCCTCCTCGACGTCCTGCCGCTCTCGCTCGGCCTCGAGACCATGGGCGGCGTCGTCGAGAAGATCCTGCCGCGCAACACCACGATCCCCGCCGGCGCGCGGCAGACCTTCACCACCTACGCGGACAACCAGACCGGCTTCGATCTGCACATCGTGCAGGGCGAGCGTGAGCTCGCGACCGACTGCCGCTCCCTCGCTCGGTTTGTGCTCAAAGGAATCCCGCCCATGCCCGCGGGCCTCGCGCGGCTCGAGGTCACCTTCCGCGTCGACGCGGACGGCCTGCTCAGCGTGACCGCGAAGGAGCTCACGACCGGCGTCGAGCAGAAGGTCGAGGTCAAGCCGAGCTACGGCCTCAGCGACGAGGAGGTCGAGGCGATGCTCATGGCCGCGCTCGATCACGGCGAGGAGGACCTCGAGAAGCGTCAGCTCATCGAGGCGCGCGTCGAGGCCGAGCGGGTCGTGCTCGCGACGCGCAAGGCGCTCGTGGCCGACGCGGATCTGCTCGAAGGTGACGAGGAGCGCGCGCGGATCGAAGAGGCGCTCGCCGGGCTCGAGGAGGCCATTCGGGGCACGCGCGCGGCGATCATCCGCGGCCGCACCGAGGTCCTCGACGACGTCACGCACGACTGGGCGGGTCGGCGCATGGATCGTGCGATCGCCAGGGCGATCGCGGGCAAGGACGTGGGGGCGATCGAGACGACCGTGGCGAAGGCTCGGGGCGTCGAGGCGCACCTGGCTGAACACGCGGGGCAGAGCGCAGAGGCTGCGGACGCCTCCGAGACGGGAAGCTGA
- the hscB gene encoding Fe-S protein assembly co-chaperone HscB: MIDPFKTLGVEARFDLEPDELARRHRDLSRALHPDRYAGAPAAERRLSLSRAIEVNDAFRVLKDPIRRAEALLRRAGVPVGETAEPKPSPDLLMEMMERREELGDARRRKDLAAVHALADVVRGREREVLASMARQFAASDPDPKKLAVVLPELGELRYLRRFLDEAAAIEEELSP, from the coding sequence ATGATCGATCCCTTCAAGACGCTGGGCGTCGAGGCCCGCTTCGACCTCGAACCGGACGAGCTCGCGCGCCGGCATCGCGACCTCTCGCGCGCGCTCCACCCCGACCGTTACGCCGGCGCGCCCGCGGCCGAGCGGCGGTTGTCCCTGTCGCGCGCGATCGAGGTGAACGACGCCTTCCGCGTGCTCAAGGATCCGATCCGCCGCGCCGAGGCGCTCCTCCGGCGCGCGGGCGTGCCCGTCGGCGAGACTGCCGAGCCCAAGCCGTCGCCCGATCTCCTGATGGAGATGATGGAGCGGCGCGAGGAGCTCGGCGACGCGCGGCGGCGCAAGGATCTCGCGGCCGTACATGCGCTCGCGGATGTGGTGCGCGGGCGCGAGCGCGAGGTGCTCGCCTCGATGGCGCGTCAGTTCGCGGCGTCCGATCCGGATCCGAAGAAGCTCGCGGTCGTCCTGCCCGAGCTCGGCGAGCTCCGTTATCTTCGGCGGTTCCTCGACGAGGCGGCGGCCATCGAAGAAGAGCTCTCTCCCTGA
- a CDS encoding HesB/IscA family protein: MNASSEISQGNQAEQRAPAPTDAKKTIGVTTAAVEAMRTNLAKRGTPDAAIRIGIRGGGCSGFSYVIEFDDDAPRKGDLVLEFPEEGKSTVRVYCDKKSILYLGGSVLDWEKTLMFQGFKFKNPKEASRCGCGHSFTVG; encoded by the coding sequence ATGAACGCGAGCAGCGAGATTTCGCAGGGCAACCAGGCAGAGCAGCGAGCGCCTGCGCCGACGGACGCGAAGAAGACGATCGGCGTGACGACCGCGGCAGTGGAGGCGATGCGGACGAACCTCGCGAAGCGGGGCACGCCCGACGCTGCGATCCGCATCGGGATCCGCGGCGGCGGCTGCTCGGGGTTCTCGTACGTCATCGAGTTCGACGACGACGCTCCGCGCAAGGGCGACCTCGTGCTCGAGTTCCCCGAGGAGGGCAAGAGCACGGTGCGCGTCTATTGCGACAAGAAGAGCATCCTCTACCTCGGCGGCTCGGTGCTCGACTGGGAGAAGACCCTGATGTTTCAGGGCTTCAAGTTCAAGAACCCCAAGGAAGCCAGCCGCTGCGGCTGCGGCCACTCGTTCACCGTCGGTTGA
- the iscU gene encoding Fe-S cluster assembly scaffold IscU — MAYSEKVIEHYENPRNVGTLDKNDEHVGTGLVGAPACGDVMRLQIKVSDAGVIEDAKFKTFGCGSAIASSSLATEWLKGKTIDEAEQIKNSMIAEELHLPPVKIHCSVLAEDAIKSAIADFRSKQTAKKALSGQ, encoded by the coding sequence ATGGCATACAGCGAGAAGGTCATCGAGCACTACGAGAACCCGCGCAACGTGGGCACGCTCGACAAGAACGACGAGCACGTCGGCACGGGCCTCGTCGGCGCGCCCGCTTGCGGCGACGTGATGCGCCTGCAGATCAAGGTGAGCGACGCGGGCGTCATCGAGGACGCGAAGTTCAAGACGTTCGGCTGCGGCTCGGCGATCGCCTCTTCGTCCCTCGCCACGGAGTGGCTCAAGGGCAAGACGATCGACGAGGCCGAGCAGATCAAGAACAGCATGATCGCGGAGGAGCTCCACCTGCCGCCGGTGAAGATCCACTGCTCGGTGCTCGCCGAGGACGCGATCAAGAGCGCCATCGCCGATTTCCGGTCGAAGCAGACGGCGAAGAAGGCCCTCTCGGGGCAGTGA
- a CDS encoding IscS subfamily cysteine desulfurase translates to MQIPIYMDYHATTPVDPRVVEAMLPYFNAKFGNAASRSHAFGWTAEEAVSRSREILAKLVGASNPKEIVFTSGATESDNLAIKGVAELYKEKGNHIVTTVIEHKAVLDTCKRLEKQGFEVTYVPVGKDGLVDPDDVAKAITDKTILVSVMLANNEVGTVQPIAEIGKITRSRGVLLHSDAVQGVGKVPFDVEAMHVDLASITAHKMYGPKGVGALYVRRSKPRVRLVATMDGGGHEFGMRSGTLNVPGIVGFAKAAQIMLEEGRAESERILALREKLRRRITGELEEVFVNGSLEHRLPGNLNVSFAFVEGEALIMAIKDVAVSSGSACTSASLEPSYVLHAMGIGDDLAHSSIRFGLGRFTTEEEVDYVADLVIRKVNKLREMSPLYEMHKEGIDLASVQWAAH, encoded by the coding sequence ATCCAGATCCCGATTTACATGGACTACCACGCCACGACGCCGGTCGATCCGCGCGTCGTGGAGGCGATGTTGCCGTATTTCAACGCGAAGTTCGGCAACGCAGCCAGCCGCAGCCACGCCTTCGGGTGGACGGCGGAGGAGGCGGTCTCGCGTTCGCGGGAGATCCTGGCGAAGCTCGTGGGCGCGTCGAACCCGAAGGAGATCGTCTTCACGTCGGGCGCGACCGAGAGCGACAACCTCGCGATCAAGGGCGTCGCCGAGCTCTACAAGGAGAAGGGCAACCACATCGTCACCACGGTGATCGAGCACAAGGCCGTGCTCGACACGTGCAAGCGCCTGGAGAAGCAGGGCTTCGAGGTGACGTACGTGCCGGTGGGCAAGGACGGGCTCGTCGATCCGGACGACGTCGCCAAGGCGATCACGGACAAGACGATCCTCGTCTCCGTGATGCTCGCGAACAACGAGGTCGGCACGGTGCAGCCGATCGCCGAGATCGGGAAGATCACGCGGTCACGCGGCGTGCTCCTGCACTCGGACGCGGTGCAGGGCGTGGGCAAGGTGCCGTTCGACGTCGAGGCGATGCACGTCGATCTCGCCTCGATCACCGCGCACAAGATGTACGGGCCGAAGGGCGTCGGCGCGCTCTACGTGCGCCGGTCGAAGCCGCGCGTGCGCCTCGTCGCGACGATGGACGGCGGCGGGCACGAGTTCGGCATGCGCTCGGGCACGCTGAACGTGCCGGGCATCGTGGGCTTCGCGAAGGCCGCGCAGATCATGCTGGAGGAGGGCCGCGCCGAGAGCGAGCGCATCCTCGCGCTCCGGGAGAAGCTGCGGCGGCGCATCACGGGTGAGCTCGAGGAGGTCTTCGTGAACGGCTCGCTCGAGCACCGGCTCCCGGGCAACCTCAACGTCTCGTTCGCGTTCGTCGAGGGTGAGGCCCTCATCATGGCGATCAAGGACGTGGCGGTGTCGAGCGGCTCGGCCTGCACGAGCGCGAGCCTCGAGCCCTCGTACGTGCTTCACGCGATGGGCATCGGCGACGACCTCGCGCACTCCTCGATCCGCTTCGGCCTCGGCCGCTTCACCACCGAGGAGGAGGTCGACTACGTGGCCGACCTCGTGATCCGCAAGGTGAACAAGCTTCGCGAGATGTCCCCGCTCTACGAAATGCACAAGGAAGGCATCGATCTCGCCTCCGTGCAGTGGGCAGCGCACTGA
- a CDS encoding MerR family transcriptional regulator, producing MQRADAGLVPPDLDEDRDGQGGERLLQVGDIARAVGKTVRAIHHYEEVGLLRPHARSKGRYRLYDRAAVTRVRWIGKLHDLGLSLAQIQEIVALWESAPSAPEAMARIRSIYLQQLEETRAQITRLSSLERELVASIDYLDTCDTCDPEELVAACTDCSVHDRTQAEPELVAGIHGGNGHSRGGADR from the coding sequence GTGCAGCGGGCCGATGCGGGGCTCGTTCCGCCGGATCTGGACGAGGATCGGGACGGGCAGGGGGGCGAGCGTCTCCTCCAGGTCGGGGACATCGCGCGTGCCGTCGGCAAGACGGTGCGGGCGATCCACCACTACGAGGAGGTGGGCTTGCTCCGGCCGCATGCGCGTTCGAAGGGCCGGTATCGGCTCTACGATCGGGCTGCGGTCACGCGCGTGCGGTGGATCGGCAAGCTGCACGATCTCGGCCTCAGCCTCGCGCAGATCCAGGAGATCGTCGCGCTCTGGGAGAGCGCGCCGTCGGCGCCGGAGGCGATGGCGCGGATCCGGTCGATCTACCTGCAGCAGCTCGAAGAGACGCGCGCGCAGATCACGCGGCTCTCGTCGCTCGAGCGTGAGCTCGTGGCGAGCATCGATTACCTCGACACGTGCGACACGTGTGATCCCGAAGAGCTCGTGGCTGCTTGCACGGACTGCAGCGTGCACGACCGGACGCAGGCCGAGCCCGAGCTGGTGGCCGGAATTCATGGTGGAAACGGGCATTCCCGAGGCGGCGCGGATCGCTAG
- a CDS encoding lipoyl protein ligase domain-containing protein, translated as MHAIEPKKRPIPEALALGPALLGRAEQAQAVHVALSLVDGPAVVLGAAQRAGRVVELAACTTRGVVVLRRATTGTAAWLGGRGLVVTLALPHVAALVADATPRTLLNRNVRPLLRGFSHAGALAHYFGREWISLRKRPAALLGFDVTPSGAVLIEVFVGHDEPIALPTSLTSVHERALDRFGGKQPTSLSEIMPSAAPEAFAHALLEGFLARVEEPATALAQDTGELDTSPFAPITSALDPVPEAFVLHPAARVPIGWLESASTSPEGGERHVWLGGDVLAPRFALDRIAHGDAPPPDIPLEGATLADLVARRDLGLV; from the coding sequence ATGCACGCGATCGAGCCCAAGAAGCGCCCGATCCCCGAGGCCCTCGCGCTCGGCCCCGCGCTGCTCGGGCGGGCCGAGCAGGCCCAAGCCGTCCACGTGGCGCTGAGCCTGGTCGACGGGCCCGCCGTGGTGCTCGGCGCAGCACAACGAGCAGGACGCGTCGTGGAGCTCGCGGCGTGCACGACACGAGGCGTGGTGGTGCTGCGCCGCGCGACGACAGGGACGGCAGCGTGGCTCGGCGGCCGCGGGCTCGTCGTCACGCTCGCGCTCCCGCACGTCGCCGCGCTCGTGGCCGACGCGACGCCGCGCACGCTGCTCAACCGGAACGTGCGGCCGCTGCTGCGAGGGTTCTCTCACGCGGGCGCGCTCGCCCACTACTTCGGCCGCGAGTGGATCTCGCTGCGAAAGCGGCCCGCCGCGCTGCTCGGCTTCGACGTGACACCCTCGGGCGCAGTCCTGATCGAGGTGTTCGTCGGTCACGACGAGCCGATCGCGCTGCCCACGAGCCTGACGAGCGTCCATGAACGCGCGCTCGATCGCTTCGGCGGCAAGCAACCAACCTCGCTCTCGGAGATCATGCCGAGCGCGGCGCCCGAGGCGTTCGCCCACGCGCTGCTCGAGGGGTTTTTGGCGCGCGTGGAAGAGCCGGCGACCGCGCTCGCGCAAGACACGGGCGAGCTCGACACGAGCCCCTTCGCTCCGATCACGAGCGCGCTCGATCCGGTGCCCGAGGCGTTCGTCCTGCATCCGGCCGCGCGTGTCCCGATCGGGTGGCTCGAGTCGGCCAGCACGTCGCCCGAGGGAGGCGAGCGCCACGTGTGGCTCGGCGGCGACGTGCTCGCGCCGCGCTTCGCGCTCGATCGCATCGCCCACGGCGACGCCCCGCCGCCCGACATACCGCTCGAAGGCGCGACGCTCGCGGACCTCGTGGCCCGCCGGGACCTCGGTTTGGTTTGA
- a CDS encoding choice-of-anchor L domain-containing protein codes for MKRSHLVLFGLAAVLGVAAAGSGGCTATGERSEFPGDGGAGGEDSSGKGGSGAGQPTSSSDGVGGSFVGPGAGGSGAGDAQCSNDPNVDDDGDGFSEAQGDCNDCDANVSPGSIEVATDPNDPMAKPADEDCDTVVDNVAPASCDDNIALQDADPQNGARALDLCQFITPDEKKWGVLSAQYVRANGAPANYSRHIGIQSGFGPNVNVQKGTRMLTLSSGYARLPSQAGSCGGLSCSEIGAGTPPPGFPQDVPGCSGDPDINDDVGLEVKVRSPKNATGYRFKFKFYSMEFPEWVCTSYNDQFIALVQPAPMGSINGNISFDQNTNPVSVNIAFFDVCQYDSFYPQFLCPSGPAELAETGFGTWDEAGATSWLQTQAPIKGGDEVTIRWAIWDTGDTSWDSTVLVDGFEWVANGGTVVVGTDPIEDPK; via the coding sequence ATGAAGCGTAGCCATCTGGTTCTGTTCGGTCTCGCCGCGGTCCTGGGCGTCGCCGCGGCGGGCTCCGGCGGTTGCACGGCGACGGGTGAACGCAGCGAGTTCCCAGGCGACGGCGGGGCCGGCGGGGAAGACTCGTCGGGCAAGGGCGGCAGTGGCGCGGGGCAGCCGACCTCGAGCTCGGACGGCGTCGGCGGCTCGTTCGTCGGGCCGGGCGCGGGCGGCTCTGGCGCAGGCGACGCGCAGTGCAGCAACGACCCGAACGTCGACGACGACGGAGACGGGTTCTCCGAGGCGCAGGGCGACTGCAACGACTGCGACGCCAACGTCTCTCCCGGCTCGATCGAGGTCGCCACGGATCCGAACGATCCGATGGCGAAGCCTGCGGATGAGGACTGCGACACGGTCGTCGACAACGTCGCGCCTGCGTCGTGCGACGACAACATCGCGCTCCAGGACGCGGATCCGCAGAACGGCGCGCGCGCGCTCGACCTCTGCCAGTTCATCACGCCGGACGAGAAGAAGTGGGGCGTGCTCAGCGCGCAGTACGTCCGCGCGAACGGCGCGCCGGCGAACTACTCGCGGCACATCGGCATCCAGAGCGGCTTCGGGCCGAACGTGAACGTGCAGAAGGGCACGCGCATGCTCACGCTCTCCTCGGGTTACGCGCGCTTGCCGAGCCAGGCCGGCTCTTGCGGCGGCCTGAGCTGCAGCGAGATCGGCGCCGGCACCCCGCCTCCCGGCTTCCCGCAGGACGTCCCGGGCTGCTCGGGTGATCCGGACATCAACGACGACGTCGGGCTCGAGGTGAAGGTCCGGTCGCCGAAGAACGCGACGGGCTACAGGTTCAAGTTCAAGTTCTACTCGATGGAGTTCCCCGAGTGGGTCTGCACGTCGTACAACGATCAGTTCATCGCGCTCGTGCAGCCGGCGCCGATGGGCTCGATCAACGGCAACATCTCCTTCGACCAGAACACGAACCCGGTGAGCGTCAACATCGCGTTCTTCGACGTCTGCCAGTACGACTCGTTCTACCCGCAGTTCCTCTGCCCCTCCGGCCCGGCCGAGCTGGCGGAGACGGGCTTCGGCACCTGGGACGAGGCGGGCGCCACGTCGTGGCTGCAGACGCAGGCCCCGATCAAGGGCGGCGACGAGGTGACGATCCGCTGGGCCATCTGGGACACGGGTGACACCTCGTGGGACTCGACGGTCCTCGTCGACGGCTTCGAGTGGGTCGCGAACGGCGGCACGGTCGTCGTCGGCACCGATCCGATCGAAGATCCCAAGTGA